One genomic segment of Myxococcales bacterium includes these proteins:
- the rnr gene encoding ribonuclease R: MAKPLPARGEIVGCLHEADRPLHARELATRLGVDEAAYSRLLTLLDQLGLDGTIKPISGQRFKALRRPDASGSTWDGILSVHPRGFGFVSAVGQDDVYVAPDGIGGAMHGDRVRVTVIGRTSRGVEGRLDDIISRRSPRLAGVLRRRGKSVWLEPDDARVRGPIVVKSHARIGNDGDAAVVNITRFPKFANENAEADLVAVLGAPGDPIVEVEKILVREQIEEDHPEGAVREAEAMAAKLSRLNPEGRVDLRHVPLPTIDPEDARDHDDAVWVERLGDGFRAYIAIADVSEYVQPGTELDAEARARGCTIYLPDRAIPMLPAALAADLCSLMPEAERLCLCVIADLDRHGTVEKFDVVEGLMRSQAMLTYPGVARALGFTEAPPRSAQAEGMKKGLKVLDDLARKLRKRRLDRGALDLDLPEAKVVLDQETGEPTDVVRRAQDPGVKRAYQMIEELMLLANELVADWLGKRRCPAIYRVHGKPDEKKLERLANCAQTIGMEIDLEVLFEPKGVKAFLASIEGHEKKQVLEMLLLRSLKQAQYDIANIGHFGLASEAYVHFTSPIRRYPDLVVHRAVKHVLRGGKIDLSPQAIEDLRAAATAASVRERAAMEVEREVVDLYRALHMRTHIGEILEGRVTAIVGSGVFVALDAPFVDVFIRYEALGPDQYEASEDELSVVGVRSGDRVTLGDRVVVEIEDVAILRRMSSARRVLPEKVLAQLGRARGAEAHGRGRGAGGPGKGRPEPGRGNAGGRGRGGRPGAAPKQAAAGRGKPGARGGAASDARSGRPGGEARGQRSGGGARGQRPGAPTAGSGRGGKKKRRR, encoded by the coding sequence ATGGCAAAACCCCTGCCCGCGCGCGGCGAGATCGTAGGCTGTCTGCACGAGGCCGACCGGCCGTTGCACGCCCGCGAGCTGGCCACCCGACTTGGCGTCGATGAAGCCGCCTATTCACGACTCCTCACCCTGCTCGATCAGCTCGGCCTCGACGGAACGATCAAGCCGATCTCGGGCCAGCGCTTCAAAGCTCTGCGTCGCCCGGACGCGAGCGGCTCCACCTGGGACGGCATCCTCAGCGTGCACCCGCGTGGTTTTGGCTTCGTCTCCGCGGTTGGGCAGGACGACGTGTACGTCGCGCCCGACGGCATCGGCGGGGCGATGCACGGTGATCGTGTGCGCGTCACCGTGATCGGTCGCACGTCGCGCGGCGTGGAGGGGCGGCTCGACGACATCATTTCGCGTCGCAGCCCGCGGCTGGCGGGCGTGCTCCGCCGACGCGGCAAGAGTGTGTGGCTCGAGCCCGATGACGCACGAGTGCGCGGGCCGATCGTGGTCAAGAGTCACGCGCGGATCGGCAACGACGGCGACGCGGCGGTGGTCAACATCACGCGCTTTCCGAAGTTCGCCAACGAAAACGCCGAAGCGGATCTGGTCGCCGTGCTCGGGGCGCCTGGCGATCCCATCGTCGAGGTCGAGAAGATCCTGGTGCGGGAGCAGATCGAGGAGGACCACCCGGAAGGTGCAGTGCGTGAGGCCGAGGCCATGGCGGCCAAGCTCTCCCGCCTCAACCCCGAAGGCCGCGTCGATCTGCGCCACGTCCCGCTGCCCACCATCGATCCGGAGGACGCACGGGATCACGACGACGCGGTCTGGGTCGAGCGCCTCGGTGACGGGTTCCGCGCGTACATCGCCATCGCGGACGTCAGCGAATACGTCCAACCCGGTACCGAGCTCGACGCCGAGGCGCGGGCGCGGGGCTGCACCATCTACCTGCCCGACCGTGCGATCCCCATGCTGCCAGCGGCGCTCGCGGCGGATCTCTGCTCGCTGATGCCGGAGGCGGAGCGCCTGTGTCTGTGCGTGATCGCGGATCTCGATCGCCACGGCACGGTGGAAAAATTCGACGTGGTCGAGGGCCTGATGCGTTCGCAGGCCATGCTCACCTACCCCGGCGTCGCCCGAGCCCTCGGGTTCACCGAGGCCCCGCCCCGCAGCGCGCAGGCGGAGGGCATGAAGAAGGGCCTGAAGGTCCTCGACGATCTGGCCCGCAAACTCCGCAAGCGGCGCCTCGATCGTGGCGCTCTCGACCTGGATCTTCCGGAGGCCAAGGTGGTCCTGGATCAGGAGACCGGCGAGCCCACGGACGTCGTGCGCCGCGCGCAAGATCCGGGTGTCAAGCGCGCCTACCAGATGATCGAGGAGCTGATGCTCTTGGCCAACGAGCTGGTCGCGGACTGGCTCGGCAAACGGCGCTGTCCGGCCATCTACCGCGTGCACGGCAAACCGGATGAAAAGAAGCTGGAGCGCCTGGCCAACTGTGCACAGACGATCGGCATGGAGATCGACCTCGAGGTCCTGTTCGAGCCGAAGGGTGTCAAGGCGTTCCTGGCCAGCATCGAGGGACACGAGAAGAAGCAGGTGCTCGAGATGCTGCTCCTGCGCTCGCTGAAACAAGCGCAGTACGACATCGCCAACATCGGACACTTTGGCTTGGCATCGGAGGCCTATGTGCACTTCACCTCGCCGATCCGGCGCTACCCCGATCTGGTGGTGCACCGCGCGGTGAAACACGTGCTGCGCGGCGGGAAAATCGACCTCTCGCCGCAGGCAATCGAAGATCTGCGGGCCGCTGCCACGGCGGCCAGTGTGCGCGAGCGGGCTGCGATGGAAGTCGAACGCGAGGTCGTCGATCTGTACCGCGCGCTTCACATGCGGACTCACATCGGTGAGATCCTCGAGGGCCGGGTCACGGCGATTGTGGGCAGTGGAGTCTTCGTTGCACTCGACGCTCCGTTCGTCGACGTGTTCATCCGCTACGAGGCACTCGGTCCCGATCAGTACGAGGCCAGTGAAGACGAGCTCTCGGTGGTCGGTGTGCGCTCTGGAGATCGCGTGACGCTCGGTGATCGCGTGGTCGTCGAGATCGAAGACGTGGCGATTCTTCGTCGCATGAGCTCGGCACGCCGGGTCTTGCCGGAGAAAGTTCTGGCACAGCTCGGGCGCGCTCGGGGCGCAGAGGCGCACGGTCGCGGGCGTGGAGCGGGCGGACCAGGCAAAGGGCGCCCGGAGCCCGGCCGAGGAAATGCCGGTGGCCGAGGTCGCGGCGGAAGGCCGGGTGCCGCGCCGAAACAAGCGGCAGCCGGGCGCGGCAAGCCGGGGGCCCGCGGAGGTGCGGCCAGTGATGCACGCAGTGGTCGCCCAGGCGGCGAAGCACGCGGTCAGCGTTCGGGGGGTGGTGCACGCGGTCAGCGTCCCGGCGCGCCGACCGCTGGCTCAGGTCGCGGCGGGAAGAAGAAGCGCCGCCGCTGA
- the serS gene encoding serine--tRNA ligase — translation MLDGRWVADHLTDARAGLARRSAETASLLDTAGSVFERRRVLIGKTEALQAKRNAANEQMSKLAKGGDKTEFAARRDELRTLSAEIKTLEDELTAVERDVEERMLSIPNLPHSSTPDGAGEAENPVRRSWGEKPSYDFEPKPHWEIGAALGILDFERAAKLSGARFSVLWGLGARLERALVAFMLDLHTREHGYTEVYPPFMVKAAALRGTGQLPKFEQDLFKTFRNDPEDADPLYLIPTAEVPVTNLHADEILEGDTLPRAYTAYTPCFRSEAGSYGKDVRGLIRQHQFDKVELVRFVTPESAEEQLEVLTGHAERVLQQLGLHYRVISLCAGDLGFSSTKTYDLEVWLPSQDAYREISSCSWFTDYQARRAKIRYRAEAKGKPRLVHTLNGSGLAVGRTLVAILEQGQQKDGSVVIPEALRAFMGTDRITAR, via the coding sequence ATGTTGGACGGTCGTTGGGTCGCGGATCACCTCACCGATGCACGCGCGGGCCTCGCGCGGCGGTCGGCCGAAACGGCGAGCTTGCTCGACACCGCGGGTTCGGTGTTCGAACGGCGGCGTGTGCTGATTGGAAAGACGGAGGCGCTGCAAGCCAAGCGCAACGCCGCCAACGAACAGATGAGCAAGCTGGCGAAGGGCGGTGACAAGACCGAATTCGCCGCGCGGCGCGACGAGCTGCGCACGCTGTCGGCTGAGATCAAGACCCTGGAAGACGAGCTCACTGCGGTCGAGCGCGATGTCGAAGAGCGCATGCTCTCGATCCCCAACCTACCGCACAGCTCCACACCGGACGGCGCCGGAGAGGCGGAAAATCCCGTGCGCCGCAGCTGGGGTGAAAAGCCGAGTTACGATTTCGAGCCCAAGCCACACTGGGAAATCGGCGCCGCGCTCGGCATCCTGGACTTCGAGCGTGCGGCGAAGCTCTCGGGCGCGCGTTTCAGTGTGCTCTGGGGTCTCGGCGCGCGGCTCGAGCGGGCGTTGGTCGCGTTCATGCTCGATCTGCACACTCGCGAGCACGGTTACACCGAGGTGTACCCGCCGTTCATGGTCAAGGCCGCGGCGCTGCGCGGCACCGGACAGCTGCCCAAGTTCGAGCAAGATCTGTTCAAGACCTTCCGCAACGATCCCGAGGACGCCGACCCGCTGTATCTGATTCCGACGGCGGAGGTGCCGGTGACGAACCTGCACGCCGATGAGATCCTCGAGGGCGACACGTTGCCCCGGGCGTACACCGCCTACACACCCTGTTTCCGCAGCGAAGCCGGCTCGTACGGCAAGGACGTGCGTGGACTGATTCGCCAGCATCAGTTCGACAAGGTGGAGCTGGTGCGCTTCGTGACCCCGGAGAGCGCCGAGGAGCAGCTGGAGGTCCTGACCGGCCACGCGGAGCGAGTGCTGCAACAACTGGGGCTGCACTACCGAGTGATTTCCCTGTGCGCGGGCGACCTCGGGTTCAGCTCGACCAAGACCTACGACCTGGAGGTCTGGTTGCCCTCACAGGACGCCTATCGAGAGATCTCGAGCTGCTCGTGGTTCACGGACTACCAGGCGCGGCGCGCGAAGATCCGCTACCGCGCCGAGGCCAAGGGCAAACCACGGCTGGTCCACACCCTCAATGGCTCGGGGCTCGCCGTTGGACGCACACTCGTGGCAATTCTCGAACAGGGTCAACAGAAGGACGGCAGCGTGGTGATCCCCGAAGCGCTGCGGGCCTTCATGGGCACCGACCGCATCACCGCCCGGTGA